One genomic window of Prochlorococcus sp. MIT 0801 includes the following:
- a CDS encoding NAD(P)/FAD-dependent oxidoreductase, translating into MRNPEVIVIGSGIGGLCCGGLLAKAGKKVLILEAHSKPGGAAHGFEKNGYKFESGPSLWSGIGSWPTTNPLGQVLKALNQKVDLFKYQDWNVQIPEGDYTSGVGDRRFLDQINSISGKDAIKEWENFIQVIKPIGAAANAIPLIALSQNKETVFQLLKRSKTLLTHLKSFKYLGGGFGNLVDDHLKDPFLRNWVELLCFLISGLSKDETNAAAMATLFDDWFKPDAYLEYPKGGSESIVKALLNGVYSFGGDLQLNSKVIQIIIKRNKAIGIELKNGEKIFADHIVSNADIWNTVELIPKEISQQWREKRSRTPKCKSFLHLHLGFNADGLEEIPLHSIWVNDWSKGITAERNVVVLSIPSALDPTMSPPNKHILHGYTPANEPWDRWKDLKVGTKEYESTKEKRCSVFWEPIKKLVPDIEERIEVKMLGTPLTHQRFLNTKNGSYGPALSAAEGLFPGNKTPIKNLLLCGSSTFPGIGIPPVAASGAVAANTILGSKFQRDLIEELGI; encoded by the coding sequence ATGAGAAATCCTGAAGTAATAGTTATTGGAAGTGGTATTGGAGGTTTATGTTGCGGCGGACTACTTGCAAAAGCAGGTAAAAAGGTCCTAATTCTTGAAGCTCACTCAAAGCCAGGAGGTGCTGCTCATGGTTTTGAGAAAAATGGTTATAAATTTGAATCTGGTCCATCTCTTTGGAGTGGAATAGGTAGTTGGCCTACGACAAATCCTTTAGGTCAGGTCCTTAAAGCTCTTAACCAAAAAGTTGATTTATTTAAATATCAGGATTGGAATGTTCAAATTCCTGAGGGTGACTACACAAGTGGAGTTGGAGATAGACGTTTTCTTGATCAGATCAATTCAATTAGCGGAAAAGATGCCATTAAAGAGTGGGAAAATTTTATTCAAGTTATTAAACCTATTGGTGCAGCAGCTAATGCAATTCCTTTAATAGCGCTAAGTCAAAACAAGGAAACCGTTTTTCAGCTCTTAAAACGTAGTAAAACACTTCTCACACACTTGAAATCTTTTAAATATCTTGGAGGTGGTTTTGGAAATTTAGTTGATGACCATCTTAAAGATCCATTTTTAAGAAATTGGGTTGAATTACTTTGTTTTCTAATAAGTGGTTTATCTAAAGACGAAACAAATGCAGCAGCTATGGCAACACTTTTTGATGATTGGTTTAAACCCGATGCCTACTTGGAATATCCAAAGGGAGGAAGTGAATCAATCGTTAAGGCACTATTGAATGGGGTTTATTCATTTGGAGGGGATCTTCAACTAAATTCAAAAGTTATTCAGATAATAATAAAAAGGAATAAAGCAATCGGAATTGAATTGAAAAACGGTGAGAAAATATTTGCAGATCATATTGTTAGCAATGCAGATATTTGGAATACTGTTGAGTTAATACCAAAAGAGATATCCCAACAGTGGAGAGAGAAAAGGTCAAGGACTCCAAAATGTAAGTCATTTCTTCATCTACATCTTGGGTTTAATGCAGATGGACTGGAAGAAATTCCACTTCATTCAATATGGGTTAATGATTGGTCCAAGGGTATTACAGCCGAGAGAAATGTTGTAGTTCTCTCTATTCCATCGGCATTAGATCCAACAATGTCTCCACCAAATAAGCACATACTTCATGGGTATACACCTGCGAATGAACCGTGGGACAGATGGAAAGACCTTAAAGTTGGCACAAAAGAATATGAAAGTACAAAAGAAAAACGGTGCTCTGTCTTCTGGGAACCAATAAAAAAATTGGTACCTGATATAGAAGAAAGAATCGAAGTAAAAATGCTGGGGACACCACTTACACATCAACGTTTTTTAAATACAAAAAATGGAAGTTATGGACCAGCCTTATCAGCTGCAGAAGGGCTTTTTCCAGGAAATAAAACTCCAATTAAAAATCTATTGTTGTGTGGCTCAAGTACATTCCCAGGGATCGGAATACCACCTGTAGCAGCCAGTGGTGCCGTGGCCGCCAATACAATTCTTGGATCCAAATTTCAAAGAGATCTAATTGAAGAGCTAGGCATATAA
- a CDS encoding rhomboid family intramembrane serine protease, with amino-acid sequence MIEKISKDDWQYLVPFFACTICFIATDFLGIIDKTYIAYWSGRLFYEPYRMITSHFFHGDLNHLLANVSGIIVARYFLKSLGLKSDYFFLAFVALIMPLQAFICWCLDILVLGNPMSLAIGFSGVLFGIDAFILMTTIYGKNKFLSISCELKKDPGLLKSISLLTGVGIIWSFLPGISLFGHMSGLLAGFLLFWL; translated from the coding sequence ATGATTGAGAAAATTTCAAAAGATGATTGGCAATATCTTGTCCCCTTTTTTGCTTGCACTATTTGCTTCATTGCAACAGATTTTTTAGGAATAATTGATAAGACTTACATTGCTTATTGGTCTGGTCGTTTGTTTTATGAGCCATACAGGATGATTACGTCCCATTTTTTTCACGGTGACCTAAATCATTTATTGGCAAATGTCTCTGGAATTATTGTGGCCAGATATTTTCTAAAATCACTAGGCCTTAAAAGTGACTATTTCTTTCTGGCTTTTGTTGCATTGATAATGCCTCTCCAAGCATTTATTTGTTGGTGCCTAGATATTTTAGTTTTAGGTAATCCTATGTCTCTAGCAATTGGCTTCAGTGGTGTTTTATTTGGTATCGACGCTTTTATTTTAATGACAACTATTTATGGAAAGAATAAATTTCTTTCAATCAGTTGCGAATTAAAGAAAGATCCAGGATTACTAAAATCTATTTCTTTACTCACAGGTGTTGGAATTATTTGGTCATTCCTCCCTGGAATTAGTCTATTTGGTCATATGTCTGGACTTTTGGCAGGATTTCTATTGTTTTGGCTCTGA
- a CDS encoding AEC family transporter, producing the protein MEIILLLSELIPCLLIGYLLGRFKENLSLTISRPLISYGIPISLMGILLKSRLELPLIESAALALVAIGFLMTILNRLPSVNNLIQNRTLQLGSAFGNTGYFGIPVSLALLPDHALIYSIGFDLGATLVIWSLGPILLTDPSKVLSSNRYWKNFIKGIFSSPAVKGLIGALIIHSSPWDEQITDLLWIPSRVVIVLALVIVGMRLSWLRKANLSRIKNQITSLKNALIMKLVGLPVIMLIISSAIRLPSVMREALVLQAAAPTAISILLISQAASRDEKEATSLVVFSTIIALISIPAWLLILRL; encoded by the coding sequence TTGGAAATAATCCTTCTTTTATCTGAATTAATACCATGTCTTTTAATAGGCTATTTACTCGGGCGATTTAAAGAAAATTTATCTCTAACGATTTCTCGTCCACTAATTAGCTATGGAATTCCTATCAGCTTGATGGGGATATTACTTAAGTCTAGACTAGAATTGCCCTTAATAGAATCTGCTGCATTAGCATTGGTAGCTATTGGCTTTTTAATGACTATATTAAATCGCCTTCCTAGTGTAAATAACCTTATACAAAACAGAACGCTTCAATTAGGGAGCGCATTTGGAAATACAGGGTATTTTGGAATACCAGTTTCACTAGCACTGCTTCCCGATCATGCTTTGATTTACAGCATTGGATTTGACCTCGGTGCGACATTAGTGATTTGGAGTCTCGGACCAATACTGTTAACAGATCCTTCAAAAGTTTTAAGTTCTAATAGATATTGGAAGAATTTCATAAAAGGAATATTTAGCAGTCCTGCTGTTAAGGGATTAATTGGCGCGTTAATTATTCATTCATCTCCATGGGATGAACAAATAACAGACTTACTATGGATTCCATCAAGAGTTGTAATTGTTCTAGCACTGGTAATTGTTGGAATGCGTCTAAGTTGGCTAAGGAAAGCCAATCTTTCAAGAATAAAAAACCAAATAACATCGCTAAAAAATGCATTAATCATGAAACTGGTTGGATTGCCAGTCATTATGTTGATCATTTCCTCAGCAATAAGATTACCCAGCGTCATGCGAGAGGCCTTAGTACTGCAAGCAGCTGCGCCAACAGCAATATCTATCTTATTAATCTCCCAAGCAGCCTCAAGAGATGAAAAGGAAGCAACCTCTCTTGTTGTTTTTAGTACGATCATCGCACTCATATCAATTCCAGCTTGGCTGTTGATTTTAAGATTGTAA
- a CDS encoding glycosyl hydrolase family 57, which translates to MNNKDLPSICGYEFAINELVNRDRDSRQFNENLNFEKVNSGFACALHMHQPTIPAGENGELISHLQYMFEHTSEGDNHNAEPFAQCYKRLAEIIPSLIKDGHDPKIMLDYSGNLLWGFEQMGREDILSSLKLLTCDETVYPHVEWLGTFWSHAVASSTPPSDFKLQITAWQHHFSALFGEDALRRVSGFSLPEMHLPNHPDVLFQLIKALKECGYRWVMVQEHSVQNPDGSSLRDDQKYIPNMLKAQASNGDTISILSLIKTQGSDTKLVGQMQPYYEALGLCKQNLGQHVIPKLVSQIADGENGGVMMNEFPKAFIQAYKRIGPKTNISPTIAMNGSEYLNYLETLNVDEDTYPLIQAIDQHKIWEKISGPITPTTLKKAIEELKEEDPSFSLSGASWTNDLSWEDGYNNVLEPISKLSSYFHETFDHLVVQNPSLTKNHSYQKALLYLLLLETSCFRYWGQGKWTDYAKTIFEKGKEVLRNI; encoded by the coding sequence ATGAATAATAAAGACTTACCATCGATATGTGGATATGAATTTGCAATTAACGAATTAGTAAATAGGGATAGAGATAGTAGACAATTCAATGAAAATTTAAATTTCGAGAAAGTCAATTCAGGATTTGCATGTGCCCTCCATATGCATCAACCAACAATCCCAGCAGGTGAGAATGGAGAGCTCATTTCACATTTGCAATATATGTTTGAACACACTTCAGAAGGAGATAATCACAATGCCGAACCATTTGCTCAATGCTATAAACGTCTAGCTGAAATCATTCCAAGCCTGATAAAAGATGGTCATGATCCGAAAATAATGCTTGATTATTCCGGAAATCTTCTATGGGGATTTGAACAGATGGGTCGCGAGGATATTCTATCCTCGTTGAAATTATTGACCTGTGATGAGACAGTTTATCCACATGTTGAATGGCTAGGAACCTTTTGGAGTCATGCTGTAGCCTCTTCAACACCACCTTCTGACTTTAAATTACAGATAACGGCTTGGCAACATCACTTTTCAGCATTGTTCGGAGAAGATGCATTACGTCGAGTAAGTGGATTTTCTCTTCCTGAGATGCATCTTCCAAACCATCCTGATGTTCTCTTTCAATTAATAAAAGCTCTTAAAGAATGCGGATATCGATGGGTAATGGTTCAAGAACACAGCGTTCAAAATCCTGATGGCTCAAGTCTCAGAGACGATCAGAAATATATTCCCAACATGCTCAAAGCTCAAGCAAGTAATGGAGACACCATCTCTATACTTTCACTAATAAAAACTCAAGGGTCAGATACTAAACTTGTTGGACAAATGCAGCCTTATTACGAGGCACTTGGTCTATGTAAACAAAATTTAGGTCAACATGTTATTCCTAAGCTGGTTTCCCAAATTGCTGATGGAGAAAATGGCGGAGTTATGATGAACGAATTTCCTAAAGCTTTTATTCAGGCGTATAAAAGAATTGGCCCAAAAACAAATATAAGTCCAACAATTGCTATGAATGGATCTGAATACCTCAACTACCTAGAGACTTTAAATGTAGATGAAGATACTTATCCATTGATACAAGCAATCGATCAACACAAAATATGGGAAAAAATATCCGGACCAATAACACCAACAACATTAAAAAAAGCAATTGAAGAATTAAAAGAGGAAGATCCATCTTTTTCTTTGAGTGGAGCTAGCTGGACTAACGACTTGAGTTGGGAAGATGGATACAATAATGTTTTAGAACCAATTTCTAAACTTAGTTCATATTTTCACGAAACATTTGACCATTTAGTAGTTCAGAATCCATCCCTTACAAAAAACCATAGCTATCAAAAAGCACTCCTATACCTTTTGCTATTAGAAACTAGCTGCTTTCGTTATTGGGGACAGGGGAAATGGACTGATTACGCTAAAACGATCTTCGAAAAAGGTAAAGAGGTTCTTAGAAACATATAA
- a CDS encoding PAP/fibrillin family protein translates to MKDRKDLKALIYQVAAATDRGQRMNAMIAPMYQNKLEEMKKLVEDLQPLSDEITQSSIEGEWELIYSSVELFRSSPFFLAIEKALDDKSKSDLFFKLHLLQVGSFGLSTVGRVGQYLNFTKGEMISTFDTTIFGLTTIPILGWFKLLPTFGGRVITLANKLQLKDNILSMELEKTKVSEVDGLGKIPFLDSILMERWYPVKTVWKLLPWNKENPNCEISVIYVDKDLRIIRDMHGALFVYIRPSIPLLKQTTI, encoded by the coding sequence ATGAAAGACCGGAAGGATTTAAAAGCCCTTATTTACCAAGTCGCAGCAGCAACAGATAGAGGTCAAAGGATGAACGCGATGATTGCTCCTATGTACCAAAATAAATTAGAAGAGATGAAGAAACTGGTTGAGGATCTACAGCCACTGTCAGATGAAATAACTCAGAGTTCTATTGAAGGTGAATGGGAGCTTATTTACTCATCAGTTGAGTTATTTAGAAGCTCTCCATTCTTTTTAGCCATTGAAAAGGCCTTAGACGACAAATCAAAAAGCGATTTATTTTTCAAGCTTCATCTTTTACAAGTAGGATCATTTGGTTTGTCAACAGTAGGCCGAGTAGGTCAATATCTCAATTTTACTAAAGGAGAAATGATCTCTACCTTTGATACTACGATCTTTGGTCTTACAACTATCCCTATCCTTGGTTGGTTCAAACTTTTGCCTACCTTTGGGGGGCGCGTCATAACGCTTGCTAACAAACTTCAGTTAAAAGACAACATACTTTCTATGGAGTTAGAGAAGACTAAGGTGTCAGAGGTTGATGGTCTGGGGAAAATCCCCTTTCTAGATAGCATTCTCATGGAAAGGTGGTATCCAGTTAAGACCGTATGGAAACTTCTACCATGGAATAAAGAAAATCCAAATTGTGAGATTAGCGTGATCTATGTGGACAAGGATTTAAGAATCATCCGAGATATGCACGGAGCATTGTTTGTTTACATACGTCCATCAATACCTCTTCTTAAACAAACAACAATTTAG
- a CDS encoding CIA30 family protein, protein MPELEKVVSTSDFDDWFSLNDTIMGGSSKAVCRASSKGLSVEGVVVEEKGGFVSCKSPIFSPPLNLSRYQGFELKIEGKGRTLKFGVSCKYGILGLKEFFLNKSPGGLRWVAEIDTKRFGTTIIKVPFESLEPTVLAKKISLPIEFKSNSISQFQLLHSKFGRPGELNPGFKPGKISFLLQSISVY, encoded by the coding sequence ATGCCTGAGCTAGAAAAAGTCGTTTCAACTAGTGACTTTGATGATTGGTTTTCATTGAACGACACTATTATGGGTGGCTCAAGCAAGGCAGTTTGTAGAGCCTCCTCAAAAGGCCTCTCCGTAGAAGGTGTTGTAGTTGAGGAAAAAGGGGGTTTTGTTAGTTGCAAATCTCCAATATTTTCTCCTCCTCTAAATTTATCGCGTTATCAAGGTTTTGAATTAAAAATTGAAGGTAAAGGTCGAACTTTAAAATTTGGGGTTTCCTGTAAGTATGGAATTTTAGGCTTAAAAGAATTTTTCTTAAATAAGTCACCTGGTGGGCTCAGATGGGTAGCAGAAATAGATACAAAAAGATTTGGCACAACTATTATCAAAGTTCCTTTTGAGAGTCTTGAACCAACTGTCCTTGCAAAAAAAATCTCGTTACCAATTGAATTCAAATCAAACTCTATAAGCCAATTTCAATTACTACATTCTAAATTCGGTAGACCAGGTGAACTTAACCCTGGCTTTAAGCCTGGAAAGATAAGTTTTCTATTGCAATCAATTAGTGTTTATTAG
- a CDS encoding PD-(D/E)XK nuclease family protein: MIDLKRNSKKVPIEATGLRSRKSSLYEPNQKEDFKISRGRFSNFLTCQRCFYLDRVRGLDPPGTPGWTLNETTDLLLKKEFDYCRQKQIPHRIFESNGLSHVVPFDHPEIDNWRNSLNRGLMYRYKDTGIILTGGVDDIWQDTITEQLIIVDYKSQAKNGRVDKKDYLDDPFHEAYKIQMDFYAYLLSGMGFSVHPTSYFLVCNAKRDEDEFNKTMRFDEYLVPYKWSNDWIESRLDEMVALMNQLEVPESNHSCKNCAYADQYSKIIFSGNTSQKEITQGTLPLF, from the coding sequence ATGATTGATCTCAAAAGGAATAGCAAAAAAGTACCAATTGAAGCAACAGGCCTTCGAAGCCGTAAGTCTTCTCTCTATGAGCCAAATCAAAAAGAAGATTTCAAAATCAGCAGAGGTCGGTTCTCTAATTTCCTCACTTGTCAAAGGTGTTTTTATCTCGATCGGGTAAGAGGTCTCGATCCTCCAGGGACACCAGGTTGGACTCTCAATGAAACCACTGACCTATTACTCAAAAAAGAATTTGACTATTGCAGACAGAAACAGATTCCACACAGAATATTTGAATCTAATGGACTATCTCATGTTGTTCCATTTGATCATCCTGAAATAGATAACTGGAGAAACTCTCTTAATCGAGGATTAATGTATCGTTACAAGGATACAGGAATAATTTTAACTGGTGGTGTAGACGATATTTGGCAAGACACTATTACAGAGCAACTAATAATTGTGGATTACAAATCTCAAGCTAAAAACGGACGAGTTGACAAGAAAGATTATTTAGATGATCCATTTCACGAGGCCTATAAAATTCAAATGGATTTTTATGCTTACTTGCTCTCGGGAATGGGTTTTAGTGTTCATCCAACGTCCTATTTTCTTGTTTGCAATGCAAAAAGGGATGAAGATGAATTTAATAAGACCATGCGTTTTGATGAATATCTTGTTCCCTACAAATGGAGCAATGATTGGATAGAGAGTCGACTAGATGAAATGGTGGCACTAATGAATCAGCTAGAGGTTCCAGAATCAAATCATTCCTGCAAGAACTGCGCCTACGCAGATCAATATTCGAAAATAATATTTTCAGGAAATACAAGTCAAAAAGAAATTACTCAAGGAACCTTGCCATTATTCTAA
- a CDS encoding DUF3764 family protein, which translates to MSSTVTSVFTFKVESTFDEWAAIFDSEEATRRHREFNIQPLYRGCSDDDPQKIIVIHQHPEGNIEKFVEANGDWMASHRVDLSTMEKSAWTWTDNSNVQFKAA; encoded by the coding sequence ATGTCTTCTACTGTCACTTCAGTTTTTACTTTTAAGGTTGAAAGCACCTTTGATGAGTGGGCTGCAATTTTCGACAGCGAAGAAGCTACCAGAAGGCATAGAGAGTTTAATATTCAGCCTTTGTACAGAGGCTGCAGTGATGATGATCCTCAAAAAATCATTGTTATCCATCAGCACCCAGAGGGAAACATTGAGAAATTTGTTGAAGCAAATGGTGACTGGATGGCGAGCCACAGAGTTGATCTATCTACAATGGAGAAGTCTGCTTGGACTTGGACTGACAACAGCAATGTGCAGTTTAAAGCTGCTTAA
- a CDS encoding galactose oxidase has product MGICRSATYWYWTMSTTHSEEAHTDQIFDQEEEWQFLEKGILEKTCSARVCMTCQHFNYSSDKHCRTILSCHVHRRLIPHGDHLISRCHLWIRQREREIGWCPEVA; this is encoded by the coding sequence ATGGGTATCTGCCGTAGCGCAACCTATTGGTATTGGACAATGTCTACGACTCACTCCGAAGAAGCTCACACCGATCAAATCTTCGATCAAGAAGAAGAGTGGCAATTCCTTGAGAAAGGGATTCTCGAAAAAACATGTTCAGCTCGCGTTTGCATGACATGTCAACATTTCAATTATTCCAGCGACAAACATTGCAGAACAATTCTTTCCTGTCATGTTCATCGTCGTTTAATTCCACATGGAGATCATTTGATCTCACGTTGTCATCTCTGGATTCGGCAACGAGAGAGAGAGATTGGTTGGTGTCCAGAGGTGGCCTAA
- a CDS encoding SOS response-associated peptidase, with protein MCGRYQLINDFINLPDLLKKDMPRGLSQKYEPQVLIKPGSPILVLKNEGKTQTSIMLWGFISEWSKDPFDNTRPKPFNARSESVEEKKLFRASWKHKRCLIPASGFLEKGHLIRRKDSQTFWLAGLWNRWMSQEGSELESCCVLTTEPNDLVKQFHNRMPVIIPNGLEEEWIASVKNAQDLKALKPLMTKWDPEEWEAEPINKPNANQLSFL; from the coding sequence ATGTGCGGAAGATACCAACTAATAAACGATTTTATAAATCTTCCTGATCTTTTAAAAAAAGATATGCCAAGAGGGTTGAGCCAAAAATATGAACCACAAGTATTAATCAAGCCAGGGTCTCCAATTCTTGTTCTAAAAAATGAAGGCAAGACACAAACATCAATAATGCTTTGGGGATTTATTTCTGAGTGGAGTAAAGACCCTTTCGACAACACAAGACCAAAACCATTTAATGCTAGATCCGAAAGTGTCGAAGAAAAGAAACTTTTTCGTGCTAGTTGGAAGCATAAGAGATGTTTAATACCAGCAAGCGGATTTTTAGAAAAAGGTCACCTAATACGTAGAAAAGATTCTCAAACTTTTTGGTTGGCTGGACTTTGGAATAGATGGATGTCTCAAGAAGGAAGTGAACTAGAGAGTTGTTGTGTTCTAACAACCGAACCAAATGATTTAGTAAAACAATTTCATAACCGTATGCCAGTAATTATTCCAAATGGACTTGAAGAAGAATGGATAGCTTCAGTGAAAAACGCTCAAGACCTGAAAGCTTTAAAACCACTAATGACTAAATGGGACCCAGAAGAATGGGAAGCCGAGCCAATAAACAAACCTAATGCCAATCAATTGTCGTTCCTATGA